The Brassica oleracea var. oleracea cultivar TO1000 chromosome C6, BOL, whole genome shotgun sequence genome includes a region encoding these proteins:
- the LOC106297863 gene encoding uncharacterized protein LOC106297863, with protein MTKKKAKKKPTATPEPDPPQDASRSLQPDLRLPPRLFATDRFPTKRLNIYSSPEILPFLRHVLRDTKEFQIIRESCFGKLFDIPARQCPVSAKLIHSFLTRQLLCLPKNTLWSVFGGNPLRYGLQGFGTVTGLNCASFPEGYHPDIAKSVVAGKDEVWKRLFGKKKIVTIAELCRMLEKEKKMDHWKKIRIALIIIVDGVLIAHKQQARATPRYVMMLKNLTTFFAFPWGRESFLKTISCMKPPKIGPQKRPRSCFLAGSQTQAKLFQTSRLPFDTSIGGISRHPPFALAVSPIIPIESQPQSGWREWSNDPNDDCVIYMEQLIVDHFTFKKGMWPAGVTTEPLLKKPKDRGHRNGKVPTRVKQSLKPKKVIKKETSSRKQRRISSYFTRSSVAGFTNTQLSEMGLKLQKQMKQMKQLHKLLKNK; from the exons ATGACGAAAAAGAAGGCGAAGAAGAAACCCACAGCGACACCGGAACCAGATCCACCGCAAGACGCATCAA GGTCTTTGCAACCGGATCTACGTCTCCCGCCACGATTATTTGCGACTGATAGATTCCCAACCAAGCGTCTTAACATCTACTCTTCACCGGAGATCCTCCCCTTCCTTCGTCATGTTCTTAGAGATACGAAGGAGTTCCAAATCATTCGAGAGTCTTGTTTCGGAAAGCTTTTCGACATACCAGCCCGTCAATGTCCAGTATCTGCAAAGCTAATTCACTCGTTCCTCACTCGTCAGCTTCTCTGTCTACCCAAAAACACGCTTTGGTCTGTTTTTGGTGGGAACCCTCTCCGCTATGGTCTTCAAGGGTTTGGGACTGTGACTGGTCTGAATTGCGCCTCTTTCCCTGAAGGATATCACCCCGACATCGCAAAGTCAGTTGTTGCGGGGAAAGACGAAGTCTGGAAGAGACTTTTTGGGAAGAAGAAGATTGTAACGATTGCTGAACTTTGTCGGATGCTTGAAAAGGAGAAGAAAATGGATCATTGGAAGAAGATACGTATAGCTTTAATCATCATTGTCGACGGTGTTCTCATTGCTCACAAACAACAAGCACGCGCCACTCCTCGATATGTCATGATGCTTAAAAACCTCACAACTTTCTTTGCCTTTCCTTGGGGTAGAGAATCATTCTTGAAGACCATCTCATGCATGAAACCACCCAAAATCGGCCCTCAAAAACGGCCACGATCCTGTTTCTTGGCTGGTTCGCAAACTCAAGCAAAACTCTTTCAGACTTCAAGGCTTCCCTTTGACACTTCAATTGGTGGCATTTCGCGCCATCCCCCATTTGCT CTTGCTGTCTCACCGATTATACCTATTGAAAGCCAACCGCAGTCTGGCTGGAGAGAGTGGTCCAATGACCCCAATGATGACTGTGTAATATACATGGAACAATTGATAGTTGATCATTTCACTTTCAAGAAAGGAATGTGGCCTGCTGGTGTCACAACCGAGCCTTTGCTTAAAAAGCCTAAAGATCGTGGTCATCGAAACGGGAAGGTTCCGACTCGGGTTAAGCAATCTCTCAAACCAAAGAAGGTCATCAAGAAGGAGACGTCTTCAAGGAAGCAAAGGCGCATCAGTTCGTACTTTACACGTTCAAGTGTCGCCGGTTTCACCAATACACAACTCTCGGAGATGGGGTTGAAACTTCAAAAGCAGATGAAGCAGATGAAGCAGCTGCACAAACTCTTGAAAAATAAATAA
- the LOC106297864 gene encoding uncharacterized protein LOC106297864 has protein sequence MKPEDYNPWMGAGSEDAGGGNMSAQPTRKLADIDDEEFDIPPMFDDTEYNAAEIPDMDVDVKDGQIVVGKVFGSKQNCQIALAIYAIKKQFKFTQTRTKIGSFVVECPDERCDWRVTAHEIRGCGYYEIRKAQLDHICPIEFRQDYKTRATSRVIAAVYKAKAKEKAILGVRGSDEDAYLKLPEYLHMLNLANPCTIADLETDVDEDGDERFLYLFFAFGASICGFRKLRHVLVIDETHLSGKYKGVLLTASGQDANFQIFSLAFAVVDSEDEDVWTWFLQKVERILGDSPTLAIISDRAVCIANAVSKIYPQAKHGACIVHLARSVNSRFSSKHLAQMVTAAAMSYMPRDYKELYGKIRATNSACGVYLGKIGVARWSRANFTGERYNIMTINIAEQLRKALLEGRGANIVELIKFIQRMMTRWFSARRKKVRETQRCSDRLGVPYETLCGHWYKTSVWRETYAGMISPEEDPRDVDIPEEVSSMVLYPPITKRQVGCRRKTRIPSTGEIRVPKKKQVQNRCGRCGGFGHNRTNCVNPI, from the exons ATGAAGCCAGAGGATTATAATCCTTGGATGGGAGCTGGGAGTGAGGATGCTGGAGGTGGAAACATGAGCGCTCAACCTACACGTAAGCTTGCAGATATTGATGACGAGGAATTTGACATCCCCCCAATGTTTGATGATACAGAATACAATGCTGCAGAAATTCCTGACATGGATGTTGATGTAAAAGACGGCCAAATAGTTGTGGGAAAAGTGTTTGGTAGTAAGCAGAATTGTCAGATTGCTCTAGCAATTTATGCAATAAAGAAACAGTTCAAGTTCACTCAGACAAGGACGAAAATTGGTTCTTTTGTGGTGGAGTGTCCAGATGAAAGGTGTGATTGGCGTGTAACAGCACATGAAATTAGGGGGTGTGGTTACTACGAGATAAGAAAGGCGCAGCTTGATCATATCTGCCCCATTGAATTTCGACAGGACTACAAGACTAGAGCAACATCTCGTGTTATTGCAGCTGTGTACAAGGCAAA GGCAAAGGAAAAAGCGATATTGGGTGTGCGAGGTTCCGATGAGGACGCCTACTTGAAGCTGCCTGAGTATCTTCACATGCTCAACCTTGCAAATCCTTGTACAATTGCTGATTTGGAGACAGATGTAGATGAAGATGGTGATGAACGTTTCCTGTACTTATTTTTTGCATTTGGTGCTTCGATATGTGGGTTTAGGAAGCTAAGGCATGTTTTGGTGATAGATGAGACACATCTAAGTGGCAAGTACAAAGGAGTTTTGTTAACCGCTAGTGGTCAGGATGCTAATTTCCAGATCTTTTCTCTAGCATTTGCGGTTGTGGACAGTGAGGATGAGGATGTGTGGACATGGTTTTTGCAGAAAGTTGAGAGGATTCTGGGGGATTCTCCTACTCTTGCCATAATATCTGACAGGGCCGTATGTATTGCCAATGCAGTGAGTAAGATTTATCCTCAAGCAAAGCATGGAGCTTGCATAGTTCATTTGGCAAGGAGTGTGAACTCAAGGTTCTCTAGCAAACACTTAGCACAAATGGTGACTGCTGCAGCGATGTCGTATATGCCTAGAGATTACAAAGAACTTTATGGGAAGATCCGAGCAACTAACAGTGCGTGTGGTGTATATCTTGGAAAAATTGGTGTTGCTCGTTGGTCAAGAGCAAATTTCACCGGTGAAAGGTATAACATCATGACTATCAATATTGCTGAGCAGCTGAGGAAAGCGCTTTTGGAAGGGAGGGGAGCGAACATTGTTGAGTTGATAAAGTTCATTCAGAGGATGATGACGAGATGGTTTAGTGCGAGGAGAAAAAAAGTCAGAGAAACACAGAGGTGCT CGGATAGGCTTGGAGTGCCTTACGAGACATTGTGTGGGCATTGGTACAAGACATCGGTGTGGAGGGAGACATATGCAGGGATGATCAGTCCAGAGGAAGACCCAAGGGATGTTGACATACCTGAAGAAGTTAGCAGCATGGTTTTGTACCCTCCTATCACAAAAAGGCAAGTTGGATGTCGTCGCAAGACACGCATCCCTTCAACGGGGGAGATACGG GTGCCAAAGAAGAAACAGGTGCAGAACAGATGTGGAAGGTGTGGAGGGTTTGGGCACAATCGCACAAATTGCGTCAACCCTATCTAG
- the LOC106300685 gene encoding protein WALLS ARE THIN 1, whose translation MADNTDRRAIWGVPEKLQLHIAMLTLQFGYAGFHVVSRAALNMGISKLVFPVYRNIIALLLLLPFAYFLEKKERPAITLNFLIQFFFLALIGITANQGFYLLGLDYTSPTFASSMQNSVPAITFLMAALLRIEKVRINRRDGISKVLGTALCVAGASVITLYKGPTIYTPTSHLHAHLLTTNSAILAPLGDAAPKNWTLGCLYLIGHCLSWSGWLVFQAPVLKSYPARLSVTSYTLLFGIIQFVIIAAFCERDSQAWAFHSGWELFTILYAGIVASGIAFAVQIWCIDRGGPVFVAVYQPVQTLVVAIMASIALGEEFYLGGIIGAVLIIAGLYFVLYGKSEERKFAALEKAMIQSSAEHVIERAPVSRGSVKSSITAPLLHQSTDNV comes from the exons ATGGCTGATAACACCGACCGGAGAGCGATATGGGGAGTTCCGGAGAAGCTTCAGCTTCACATAGCGATGCTCACGTTGCAGTTCGGTTACGCTGGATTCCATGTGGTCTCGAGAGCTGCTCTTAACATGGGAATCAGCAAACTCGTCTTCCCTGTTTATCGTAACATCATTGCCTTGCTTCTTCTCCTTCCCTTCGCTTACTTCCTCGAAAA GAAGGAGAGACCAGCGATTACACTCAATTTTCTCATTCAGTTCTTCTTTCTAGCACTCATCGG AATAACAGCGAACCAAGGGTTTTACTTGTTGGGACTGGACTACACTTCACCAACATTTGCTTCTTCCATGCAAAATTCTGTTCCCGCCATTACCTTTCTCATGGCTGCTCTTCTCAG GATTGAGAAAGTTAGAATAAACCGAAGAGACGGTATCTCCAAGGTCTTAGGAACAGCTCTTTGCGTCGCCGGAGCTTCCGTCATCACTCTCTACAAGGGTCCAACCATCTACACTCCGACTAGCCACCTCCACGCTCACCTCCTCACCACCAACTCCGCTATCTTAGCGCCGCTTGGAGACGCCGCGCCAAAAAATTGGACTCTTGGCTGCCTCTACCTAATAGGTCACTGTCTCTCGTGGTCCGGCTGGCTCGTGTTTCAAGCTCCGGTTCTTAAATCTTATCCGGCGAGGCTCTCGGTTACGTCTTACACCCTTTTGTTCGGAATCATCCAGTTCGTGATCATAGCTGCTTTCTGTGAAAGAGATTCTCAGGCTTGGGCTTTTCACTCCGGTTGGGAGCTTTTCACCATCCTCTACGCA GGAATAGTGGCGTCTGGAATCGCGTTTGCGGTTCAGATTTGGTGTATTGACAGAGGGGGTCCAGTTTTCGTTGCGGTTTACCAACCTGTTCAGACTTTGGTTGTTGCGATTATGGCTTCGATTGCGTTAGGCGAAGAGTTTTACTTGGGCGG GATTATTGGAGCTGTGCTGATCATAGCGGGACTCTACTTTGTGTTGTATGGTAAGAGCGAAGAGAGGAAGTTTGCAGCTCTTGAGAAGGCAATGATCCAGTCCTCAGCGGAGCATGTTATCGAGCGTGCACCCGTTTCTCGCGGCTCCGTCAAGTCGTCCATCACAGCTCCACTGCTCCATCAATCAACGGACAACGTTTGA
- the LOC106300687 gene encoding dehydration-responsive element-binding protein 2D-like yields the protein MSSIEPKVMMVGANKKQRTVNASSRKGCMRGKGGPENASCTYKGVRQRTWGKWVAEIREPNRGARLWLGTFETSREAALAYDSAARKLYGPDAHLNLPESLRSYPETASPGTQVSQTPSSNTGEKSSEESPSSSNEMSSWGTRSEISWEHMNVDLPVTDDSSIWEEATMSLGFPWVHEGDDDISLFNSCISDGYSNWDSFRSPL from the coding sequence ATGTCATCCATAGAGCCAAAGGTAATGATGGTTGGTGCAAACAAGAAACAACGAACGGTCAACGCTAGTTCGAGGAAAGGCTGTATGAGAGGAAAAGGTGGACCTGAGAACGCGTCATGCACTTACAAAGGCGTTAGACAACGCACTTGGGGCAAATGGGTCGCTGAGATCCGTGAGCCTAACCGAGGAGCTCGTCTTTGGCTAGGTACTTTCGAGACCTCCCGCGAGGCTGCCCTGGCTTATGACTCCGCAGCTCGTAAGCTCTATGGGCCCGATGCTCACCTCAACCTTCCTGAGTCCTTAAGAAGCTACCCGGAGACAGCGTCGCCTGGGACACAAGTCTCCCAAACGCCAAGCAGCAACACGGGTGAAAAAAGCAGCGAGGAGTCGCCTAGTTCATCCAACGAGATGTCATCGTGGGGAACAAGATCGGAGATATCATGGGAGCATATGAACGTTGATTTGCCGGTAACAGATGATTCTTCTATATGGGAAGAAGCTACAATGTCACTAGGGTTTCCATGGGTTCATGAAGGAGATGATGATATTTCTCTTTTTAATAGTTGTATTTCCGATGGCTATTCTAATTGGGATTCCTTTCGTTCACCACTTTGA